Proteins from a single region of Lujinxingia litoralis:
- a CDS encoding TadE/TadG family type IV pilus assembly protein — MNILTSLHTALRQLRDQERATAMTEFVIVLPLFLTAFVGITALYDAHETALRTHGLAAADLWADTRTIQTSYAAINMHPAAGAIDAGLHYSDTGQWGVAAVKDVAEAAGGLYADSGAKAKLASFIENVGVNPKLTLSGILGDNTSHTFNLMNDQMMAGQMQTGGWAQITSSILTQSGARPALAAGIRYGIGASVVRKEFSEHYWLSGQQAEAAYTAAAPTMPEERLLAVALTRLELGTTTAYQDAMMPFTMIPEFDAASSVDVPNAEELDQQSQECAQKAQEWADCRDKYGPLCTKSKPDCGGGAASQDGKDILNCLKNPPGGDPANCQ; from the coding sequence ATGAATATCTTAACAAGCCTCCACACAGCGCTCCGCCAACTTCGTGACCAGGAACGGGCCACCGCGATGACCGAGTTTGTCATCGTCCTCCCCCTCTTTTTGACCGCGTTTGTCGGCATCACCGCGCTCTACGACGCCCACGAAACCGCGCTTCGCACCCACGGGCTGGCCGCTGCCGACCTCTGGGCCGACACGCGCACGATTCAGACCAGCTACGCGGCTATTAACATGCATCCCGCTGCGGGTGCCATCGATGCCGGGCTTCACTACAGCGACACCGGTCAGTGGGGAGTCGCCGCCGTCAAAGACGTCGCCGAAGCCGCTGGCGGTCTCTATGCCGATAGCGGTGCCAAAGCAAAGCTGGCATCCTTTATCGAAAACGTCGGCGTCAACCCCAAGCTCACCCTCTCCGGGATTCTTGGCGACAACACCAGCCACACCTTCAACTTGATGAACGACCAGATGATGGCCGGCCAGATGCAAACAGGTGGCTGGGCCCAGATCACCAGCTCCATTCTCACGCAGTCTGGCGCGCGCCCGGCCCTGGCCGCCGGCATCCGCTACGGCATCGGCGCCTCAGTCGTGCGTAAGGAGTTCTCCGAACACTACTGGCTCAGCGGCCAGCAGGCCGAGGCCGCCTACACCGCGGCCGCTCCCACCATGCCCGAGGAACGCCTGCTTGCTGTGGCGCTCACCCGGCTGGAGCTGGGGACCACCACGGCCTATCAGGACGCGATGATGCCCTTCACCATGATTCCGGAGTTTGACGCCGCCAGTTCCGTCGATGTCCCCAACGCCGAAGAGCTCGACCAACAGAGCCAGGAGTGCGCTCAGAAGGCTCAGGAATGGGCCGATTGCCGCGACAAGTACGGCCCGCTGTGCACCAAGAGCAAACCTGACTGTGGCGGAGGCGCCGCCAGCCAGGACGGTAAAGACATCCTCAACTGCCTGAAGAATCCGCCCGGCGGTGACCCGGCCAATTGCCAGTAA
- a CDS encoding pseudouridine synthase encodes MSDNDLIVEDNLRVRRFEVDSNFEGWRLDQFLANRLPRISRSFAAKILKDGDVRLTPYRRARASSRMRIGDVVELRERLAPERVQDDEASVLYEDDALLVVNKPAGMLVHESARVRLNTITHYLARQGYSEAEPVHRLDRETSGALVCARQRCWVPELRGVFATDHPEKIYRALVEDPRDVWEVGARRTLDWPLGEDEKSALSIKIGHGGLRALTHVYVLGRRERKGYRLADLEVRIETGRQHQIRAHLAMAGTPIAGDKLYSRDDAFFMAICDAPDDPCLLEQLPFERQALHAWKIGIKNPKTGALLQVEAPVPELWER; translated from the coding sequence ATGAGCGACAATGATCTGATCGTCGAAGATAACCTGCGGGTGCGCCGCTTTGAGGTCGACTCGAATTTTGAGGGCTGGCGCCTGGATCAGTTCCTGGCCAATCGCTTGCCACGAATTTCGCGCTCCTTTGCCGCCAAGATCTTAAAAGATGGTGATGTGCGCCTGACTCCCTATCGACGAGCGCGAGCCTCAAGTCGAATGCGGATCGGCGATGTGGTGGAGTTGCGAGAGCGCCTGGCACCGGAGCGGGTCCAGGATGACGAGGCGAGTGTGCTCTACGAGGATGACGCCTTGCTGGTGGTGAACAAGCCGGCGGGGATGCTGGTGCATGAGAGCGCCCGGGTGCGCTTGAATACCATCACGCACTATCTGGCGCGTCAGGGGTACTCCGAGGCGGAGCCGGTGCATCGTCTGGACCGCGAGACCAGCGGCGCGCTGGTGTGCGCGCGCCAGCGGTGTTGGGTGCCGGAACTGCGTGGAGTCTTTGCCACCGATCATCCCGAGAAGATCTACCGAGCGCTGGTCGAAGATCCCCGCGATGTCTGGGAGGTGGGAGCGCGTCGCACCCTGGACTGGCCCCTGGGAGAGGATGAGAAGAGCGCACTCTCAATCAAAATCGGGCACGGGGGGCTGCGGGCGCTGACGCATGTGTATGTGCTGGGAAGGCGTGAGCGAAAGGGCTACCGCCTGGCCGATCTGGAGGTGCGTATTGAGACCGGGCGTCAGCACCAGATCCGCGCGCACCTGGCCATGGCGGGCACGCCAATTGCCGGCGATAAGCTCTACAGCCGCGACGACGCCTTCTTCATGGCGATCTGCGATGCTCCCGACGATCCTTGCCTGCTGGAGCAGCTGCCCTTTGAGCGGCAGGCGCTCCATGCCTGGAAAATTGGCATCAAGAACCCGAAAACCGGCGCTCTCCTGCAGGTGGAGGCGCCGGTTCCGGAACTCTGGGAGCGTTGA
- a CDS encoding pyridoxal phosphate-dependent aminotransferase yields MSSSTALTPSARARAIEPTLIRMLRARVGAQTLDFGLGQSDQMVSPRVARAARQALSQEARAPYTPNAGLPSAREAVAAHLGCDAAQVMLTCGVQEALAVSLLGLVNPGDEVLVPDPGFPAYANLVRACAATPRRYTLRAPQAPGAPWRVDLDAIAAAIRPETRLIVLNNPANPTAQVFTAGERHALARLIERHDLAWIEDAIYEDYVWSGVFESLGALESMSARGVRISGLSKSHHLMGWRIGWMVAPAETIAALTPLHQHLVTCAPLPAQLGLEAALAEHEEATAAARAIFARRRATVASALGQIEDVGLAEMEGAFYAFMDVRPWLERFSSTLGLAEALLDEQDVLVTPGEGFGPAGAGFLRLAYTPGEPDLSKGLARLVSFLDSHRP; encoded by the coding sequence ATGAGCTCCTCCACTGCGCTCACTCCCTCGGCGCGGGCGCGGGCGATTGAGCCCACGCTGATCCGCATGCTTCGCGCCCGGGTGGGAGCTCAAACCCTGGACTTCGGGCTCGGTCAGAGTGACCAGATGGTGAGTCCGCGGGTGGCCCGGGCCGCCCGTCAGGCGCTCAGCCAGGAGGCTCGGGCGCCCTACACACCCAACGCCGGTCTGCCCTCGGCGCGGGAGGCCGTGGCCGCTCACCTGGGCTGCGACGCGGCTCAAGTCATGCTGACCTGTGGCGTGCAGGAGGCCCTGGCGGTCAGCCTCCTGGGGCTGGTCAACCCCGGGGATGAGGTACTGGTGCCTGACCCCGGGTTTCCCGCCTACGCCAATCTGGTGCGCGCCTGCGCCGCCACCCCTCGCCGCTACACCCTCCGGGCTCCCCAGGCTCCTGGAGCGCCCTGGCGAGTCGATCTCGATGCGATCGCCGCGGCGATCCGACCTGAAACACGTCTGATCGTACTGAATAACCCCGCCAACCCCACCGCCCAGGTGTTTACCGCCGGGGAGCGCCACGCGCTGGCCAGGCTCATTGAGCGCCACGATCTGGCCTGGATCGAAGACGCGATCTACGAGGACTATGTCTGGTCGGGAGTGTTCGAGAGTCTGGGGGCGTTGGAGTCGATGAGTGCGCGCGGTGTGCGCATAAGTGGGCTCTCGAAGAGTCATCATCTGATGGGATGGCGCATCGGCTGGATGGTCGCTCCGGCGGAGACGATCGCCGCGCTTACGCCGCTGCACCAGCACCTGGTGACCTGCGCGCCCCTGCCGGCCCAGCTCGGGCTGGAAGCCGCGCTGGCCGAGCACGAAGAGGCCACTGCGGCGGCCCGGGCGATCTTTGCCCGGCGCCGGGCCACCGTCGCGTCTGCGCTGGGGCAGATCGAAGATGTGGGGCTGGCGGAGATGGAAGGAGCGTTCTATGCCTTTATGGACGTGCGGCCCTGGCTGGAGCGTTTTTCATCGACGCTCGGGTTGGCCGAGGCCCTGCTCGACGAGCAGGACGTCCTGGTGACCCCCGGCGAAGGGTTTGGCCCGGCCGGCGCCGGGTTTTTACGACTTGCCTACACCCCTGGCGAGCCCGACCTCTCGAAAGGATTGGCTCGCCTGGTGAGCTTTTTAGATTCTCACCGCCCGTAA
- a CDS encoding 2,3,4,5-tetrahydropyridine-2,6-dicarboxylate N-succinyltransferase, with the protein MKRPDLLDAIDAHFERPADQLGDQARADFEAFLELLEQGEVRAAYPTAQGWVVEPSVKRGILLGFRLGKNVEMGGADLQFSDKDTYPAQRLDVVGRSVRVVPGGSSVRRGAYMGERVTMMPPAFVNVGAYVGAGSMVDSHALVGSCAQIGERVHLSAGAQIGGVLEPIGQTPVIVEDDALIGGNTGLYEGVQVGERAVIGAGCVITASTPIFDLVREEVYRATAEEPLKIPAGAVVIPGSRPARGDFAREHGLHMAALLIIKYRDDRTDARSALEDLLR; encoded by the coding sequence ATGAAACGACCCGACCTGCTCGATGCGATCGATGCCCACTTTGAACGTCCCGCGGACCAGCTCGGTGACCAGGCCCGCGCCGACTTTGAGGCCTTTTTGGAGCTCCTTGAACAGGGAGAGGTGCGCGCGGCCTATCCCACCGCGCAAGGCTGGGTGGTGGAACCCTCGGTCAAGCGTGGGATTCTGCTGGGCTTTCGCCTGGGCAAGAACGTGGAGATGGGAGGGGCCGACCTGCAGTTTAGCGATAAGGATACCTACCCGGCTCAGCGCCTGGATGTGGTGGGCCGCAGCGTGCGGGTGGTTCCCGGCGGCAGCTCCGTGCGTCGCGGGGCCTATATGGGCGAGCGAGTCACGATGATGCCGCCGGCCTTTGTAAATGTGGGCGCGTATGTGGGGGCGGGCTCCATGGTGGATAGCCATGCACTGGTGGGCAGCTGTGCCCAGATCGGTGAGCGTGTGCATCTCTCGGCCGGCGCACAGATCGGCGGGGTGCTGGAGCCCATCGGGCAGACCCCGGTGATCGTGGAGGATGATGCGCTCATCGGCGGAAACACCGGCCTCTATGAAGGGGTGCAGGTTGGTGAGCGGGCGGTGATCGGGGCCGGCTGCGTGATCACGGCTAGTACCCCCATCTTTGATCTGGTCCGTGAAGAGGTGTACCGGGCCACGGCCGAGGAGCCGCTGAAGATTCCGGCCGGGGCCGTGGTCATTCCGGGCAGTCGCCCGGCCCGCGGCGACTTCGCCCGGGAGCACGGGCTGCACATGGCCGCGCTGCTCATCATCAAGTATCGCGACGATCGCACCGATGCGCGCTCCGCGCTCGAGGACCTGCTCCGATGA
- the secG gene encoding preprotein translocase subunit SecG, whose protein sequence is MQTLLLVIHIIVSFIMVVVILLQSGKGGGMGSGFGGAAAVGQQIFGGRGAATFLGKLTVALGATFFVTSMALAWYSSRPQSALDLSQTAGTPVESQVEQVIEEGGSAAAPVAPVEEAAPVEESPEAEEAAPAQESAPAEEAP, encoded by the coding sequence ATGCAAACCTTATTGCTCGTCATCCATATCATCGTCAGTTTTATCATGGTCGTCGTTATCTTGCTCCAGTCGGGCAAGGGCGGTGGCATGGGCTCGGGGTTTGGAGGCGCGGCGGCGGTCGGTCAGCAGATCTTCGGTGGACGCGGTGCGGCGACCTTTTTGGGTAAGCTGACTGTGGCGCTGGGAGCGACCTTCTTTGTGACCAGCATGGCCCTGGCCTGGTACTCGAGCCGCCCGCAGTCGGCGCTTGACCTCAGCCAGACCGCCGGTACGCCGGTGGAGTCGCAGGTTGAGCAGGTGATCGAAGAAGGCGGTAGCGCGGCAGCGCCGGTGGCTCCTGTCGAAGAGGCCGCCCCGGTGGAAGAGTCGCCCGAGGCGGAAGAAGCTGCGCCCGCTCAAGAGAGCGCCCCGGCCGAAGAGGCCCCCTGA
- a CDS encoding pentapeptide repeat-containing protein yields MSANLASLIRSANPQAFHNALRARSEKDAGPISLEGQTFRELTLTGFDFSDLDLTNCEFEACTLSEVRFKDTILDGAFFDGVTLLHCHFDGGSYEGWALDASTLSRCSFDQVVIGDNEWTDCRLNECELEGLAAQGWMMERVTFKGGRWKDVSVDGGEWSHVTLREIVVDQSTITDVSARSCYYVETALRDSPLPEGFVEKSGRRKAL; encoded by the coding sequence ATGTCCGCAAATCTGGCGTCCCTGATCCGCAGCGCGAACCCCCAGGCCTTCCACAACGCCCTGCGCGCCCGCTCCGAAAAAGACGCAGGGCCCATCTCGCTGGAAGGCCAGACCTTCCGCGAACTCACTCTGACAGGGTTCGACTTCTCCGATCTCGACCTGACCAACTGCGAGTTCGAAGCCTGCACGCTCAGCGAAGTGCGCTTCAAAGACACCATCCTCGACGGAGCCTTCTTCGACGGGGTCACCCTCCTGCACTGTCACTTTGACGGCGGCAGCTACGAGGGCTGGGCACTCGACGCCAGCACCCTGAGCCGGTGCTCCTTTGACCAGGTCGTCATCGGCGACAACGAGTGGACCGACTGCCGGCTCAACGAATGCGAACTCGAAGGGCTTGCCGCTCAAGGCTGGATGATGGAGCGCGTCACCTTCAAAGGCGGGCGCTGGAAAGACGTCTCGGTCGACGGTGGTGAGTGGTCCCATGTCACCCTGCGCGAGATTGTCGTGGATCAATCCACGATCACCGATGTCTCCGCGCGCAGCTGCTATTATGTGGAGACCGCCCTGCGTGACTCTCCCCTGCCCGAAGGTTTTGTCGAGAAGAGCGGCCGACGCAAAGCCCTCTGA
- a CDS encoding OAM dimerization domain-containing protein — protein sequence MAVVGRVGATPPDLSRVRPYGDTLDDGQVQLSFTLPVPCGEEAREAARMVARKMGLEDPQVYHMHDLGEGYTYFLVYGRFLEAIDFTQIQVAKVESERMDFYAINTYISEEIGRKITVLGACTGTDAHSVGIDAIMNMKGYNGDYGLERYPMINAYNLGMQVRNEDLIAHAIEKQADALLVSQVVTQKDVHIKNLAELIDMLEAEGLRQKMVVVCGGPRISHELALELGYDAGFGAGTTAPDVASYFVQEIVARGLA from the coding sequence ATGGCAGTAGTAGGACGCGTGGGCGCGACACCGCCCGATTTAAGTCGGGTGCGGCCCTACGGCGATACCCTCGATGACGGGCAGGTGCAGCTGAGCTTTACGCTGCCGGTGCCCTGTGGTGAGGAGGCGCGTGAGGCGGCCCGGATGGTCGCGCGCAAGATGGGACTGGAAGATCCCCAAGTCTATCACATGCACGACCTGGGCGAGGGCTATACCTATTTTCTGGTGTACGGGCGTTTTCTGGAGGCGATCGACTTTACGCAGATTCAGGTGGCGAAGGTCGAGAGCGAGCGCATGGATTTCTATGCGATCAACACCTACATCAGCGAGGAGATCGGGCGAAAGATCACGGTGCTGGGGGCTTGCACCGGCACCGATGCGCACTCGGTGGGGATCGATGCCATCATGAATATGAAGGGCTATAACGGCGATTATGGCCTGGAGCGCTATCCGATGATCAACGCGTATAACCTGGGGATGCAGGTGCGTAATGAAGATCTGATCGCGCACGCCATTGAGAAGCAGGCCGACGCATTGCTGGTCAGCCAGGTGGTGACGCAGAAAGACGTGCACATTAAGAACCTGGCCGAACTCATCGATATGTTGGAGGCCGAGGGTCTGCGTCAGAAGATGGTGGTGGTGTGTGGGGGGCCGCGTATCTCGCACGAGCTGGCGTTGGAGCTGGGCTACGATGCGGGTTTTGGGGCCGGGACCACCGCGCCGGACGTGGCCAGCTACTTCGTTCAGGAGATCGTAGCCCGGGGACTGGCCTGA
- a CDS encoding CYTH domain-containing protein: MGVEIERKFLVQNNAWRPQTTHSQPMAQGYVSSSPQHTVRVRVAGEQAYLTLKGPVYGVSRAEFEYEVPVAEARQMLGLFCQGRRLEKVRHRVVVGRHTWEIDEFSGENQGLIVAEIELSAPDEDFERPEWLGEEVSGQARYYNSQLVAHPYSGWSEGEASGEGA, translated from the coding sequence GTGGGTGTTGAAATCGAGCGTAAATTTCTGGTCCAGAACAACGCCTGGCGCCCCCAGACTACCCACAGTCAGCCGATGGCTCAGGGCTACGTGTCGAGCTCGCCGCAGCATACCGTGCGGGTGCGGGTGGCCGGGGAGCAGGCGTATCTGACGCTCAAAGGACCGGTCTACGGCGTCTCCCGGGCGGAGTTCGAGTATGAAGTGCCGGTGGCGGAAGCGCGCCAGATGCTGGGGCTCTTCTGCCAGGGACGACGTCTGGAGAAAGTGCGACACCGGGTGGTCGTCGGCCGGCATACCTGGGAGATCGATGAGTTTTCTGGTGAGAACCAGGGGCTTATCGTGGCCGAGATCGAGCTGAGCGCTCCGGATGAAGATTTTGAGCGTCCGGAATGGCTGGGCGAAGAGGTCTCGGGGCAAGCGCGCTATTACAACTCGCAGTTGGTCGCCCATCCCTACTCGGGCTGGTCCGAGGGAGAGGCTTCGGGCGAGGGTGCGTGA
- a CDS encoding HEAT repeat domain-containing protein, whose amino-acid sequence MKLWLLTLALLSLIASPAMAENGDRRVSTPSSDTPGDVRPSQGDAHIEEAVLMLLSQHHQVPTRKQLETLTPRAKEIVGRLARTEGLFAFHRERALLAMGHWPDDATFAYFQSLLQAPDTEEGLVHTLISVLASSYGERALDVLSPLLLGHDDVQVRLSAGAAIGSLNSDAGAKLLDVAIDQEPNAIARQRLEGFAARLR is encoded by the coding sequence ATGAAACTCTGGCTTCTTACTCTGGCACTGCTCAGCCTCATCGCCTCGCCCGCTATGGCCGAGAATGGCGATCGTCGCGTCTCCACCCCCTCGTCCGATACTCCCGGCGATGTGCGCCCCTCCCAAGGCGACGCGCACATCGAAGAGGCGGTGCTGATGCTCCTCTCCCAGCACCACCAGGTCCCCACCCGCAAACAGCTCGAAACCCTCACTCCCCGGGCAAAAGAAATCGTGGGGCGGCTGGCCCGCACCGAAGGGCTCTTTGCCTTCCATCGCGAGCGTGCGCTGCTGGCGATGGGACACTGGCCCGACGACGCGACCTTTGCCTACTTCCAAAGCCTGCTGCAGGCCCCTGACACCGAGGAGGGCCTGGTCCACACCCTGATTTCCGTGCTCGCCAGCAGCTATGGCGAGCGCGCGCTGGACGTGCTCTCGCCACTGCTTCTGGGCCATGACGACGTTCAGGTACGCCTGAGCGCCGGCGCAGCCATCGGCTCACTCAACAGCGATGCCGGTGCCAAGCTCCTGGACGTGGCCATTGACCAGGAGCCCAACGCCATCGCTCGCCAGCGCCTGGAAGGCTTCGCCGCCCGCCTGCGCTAA
- a CDS encoding dipeptidase, whose amino-acid sequence MGILDLHVDSIIQQRLFRYDIRKKHRGGMRGQPLFWHADIPRMLEAEYSGACLGVHYWPVEREGGWQELKRQVAYLDRVAREDARVRRIMVSEDWEQAQAEGRLGLAPGVEGAHMLNARIERVAELKKMGVAYLTLTHFSANSAATPAMGRGGNDRDGLTTFGRRLVEELNRYGVVVDLAHVNDPGVLDACAASHSPVFCTHTGARGLYEHPRNISDAAIDAIAATGGVMGVIFAPGYLCGSWRATSEVALDHLDYFVERVGVEHVALGSDYDGWLPAILADHRDCRDVGKMVEGMRQRGYSAADIEKITEGNAQRVFSEVARLATEAPA is encoded by the coding sequence TTGGGCATTCTGGATTTGCACGTCGATAGCATCATTCAGCAGCGGCTTTTCCGCTACGATATCCGCAAGAAGCACCGCGGCGGGATGCGCGGGCAGCCGCTTTTCTGGCACGCCGACATCCCCCGGATGCTCGAGGCCGAGTACTCCGGGGCTTGTCTGGGGGTGCACTACTGGCCGGTGGAGCGTGAGGGCGGCTGGCAGGAGTTGAAGCGTCAGGTTGCTTACCTGGATCGGGTGGCCCGGGAGGATGCGCGGGTGCGGCGGATCATGGTGAGCGAGGACTGGGAGCAGGCGCAGGCCGAGGGCAGGCTGGGGCTGGCGCCAGGGGTGGAGGGGGCGCATATGCTCAACGCCAGGATTGAGCGCGTCGCGGAGCTCAAAAAGATGGGGGTGGCCTACCTGACTCTGACGCATTTTTCGGCCAATTCGGCGGCGACTCCGGCGATGGGGCGGGGAGGCAATGATCGCGATGGGCTGACCACGTTTGGGCGTCGCCTGGTCGAGGAGCTGAACCGCTACGGGGTGGTCGTGGACCTGGCCCATGTGAATGACCCCGGGGTGCTTGATGCCTGCGCCGCCAGCCACTCACCGGTCTTTTGCACGCATACCGGGGCGCGGGGGCTCTATGAGCATCCGCGCAATATCAGCGACGCGGCGATTGACGCCATTGCCGCCACCGGGGGCGTGATGGGGGTGATCTTTGCGCCCGGGTATTTATGCGGGAGCTGGCGCGCGACCAGCGAGGTGGCGCTCGATCATCTGGACTATTTTGTGGAGCGGGTCGGCGTGGAGCACGTGGCTCTGGGCTCGGACTACGACGGGTGGTTGCCGGCGATCCTGGCCGATCATCGCGACTGCCGAGATGTCGGCAAGATGGTGGAGGGGATGCGCCAGCGCGGCTACAGCGCGGCGGATATCGAGAAGATCACCGAAGGGAATGCGCAGCGAGTCTTCTCGGAGGTGGCGCGCCTGGCTACCGAGGCGCCTGCCTGA
- a CDS encoding GAF domain-containing protein yields the protein MRGGLARGQSRRARRARYREVIEGLDALLEGEHDEVAMMATVVCELHHAFEDFDWTGFYRVVSPGLLKVGPYQGGHGCLSISFERGVCGRAARSAEVQLVDDVLADPAHIACSASTRSEIVVPVLLADGQVVAVLDVDSDRPGAFDDVDADELGAICRMLGGRLSGSCAMRAPERISR from the coding sequence ATGCGAGGGGGACTGGCGCGTGGGCAGTCGCGTCGAGCACGCAGGGCGCGCTACCGCGAGGTGATCGAAGGCCTGGACGCGCTGCTGGAGGGAGAGCACGACGAGGTGGCCATGATGGCCACGGTGGTCTGTGAGCTCCATCACGCGTTTGAGGATTTTGATTGGACGGGGTTTTACCGGGTGGTGTCCCCGGGGCTGCTCAAGGTGGGGCCTTACCAGGGCGGCCATGGGTGTTTGAGCATCTCCTTTGAACGGGGGGTATGCGGCCGTGCCGCGCGCAGTGCCGAGGTTCAGCTGGTCGACGATGTCCTGGCCGACCCGGCGCATATCGCCTGCTCGGCGAGCACGCGCTCCGAGATCGTAGTGCCGGTCCTGCTGGCCGATGGTCAGGTGGTGGCGGTGCTCGATGTGGACAGCGACCGCCCCGGGGCGTTTGACGATGTGGACGCTGATGAATTGGGCGCGATTTGCCGGATGCTGGGGGGGCGGTTGAGCGGCTCGTGCGCGATGCGTGCGCCGGAGCGCATCTCCCGCTAG
- the msrB gene encoding peptide-methionine (R)-S-oxide reductase MsrB, with the protein MSEDKKDIDFSVERTEEEWRELLGEETYQITRQCGTEPPFSGKYYNHKGDGVYACVVCGAPLFDSATKYESGSGWPSFYDAIDAQRVTTRLDRSHGMIRTEILCARCGSHLGHVFPDGPEPTGMRFCVNSASLRFEPREES; encoded by the coding sequence ATGAGCGAAGATAAGAAAGACATCGACTTCTCGGTGGAGCGCACCGAGGAGGAGTGGCGGGAGCTGCTCGGCGAGGAAACCTACCAGATCACTCGACAGTGCGGCACGGAGCCGCCCTTTAGCGGGAAGTACTACAATCATAAGGGTGACGGCGTGTATGCCTGCGTGGTTTGCGGGGCGCCGCTTTTTGATTCGGCAACCAAGTACGAGTCGGGCAGCGGGTGGCCGAGTTTCTACGATGCGATCGATGCGCAGCGAGTGACCACGCGTCTGGATCGCAGCCACGGGATGATTCGCACCGAGATTCTGTGCGCGCGCTGCGGCTCGCACCTGGGTCATGTGTTCCCCGACGGGCCGGAGCCCACCGGGATGCGCTTTTGCGTGAATTCGGCGTCGTTGCGCTTTGAGCCCCGTGAGGAATCGTGA
- a CDS encoding alpha/beta fold hydrolase encodes MSEPVTKWAIAADGTSVAYWDHGGEGLPVIFTNGYATSTYYWDGLVEALGESVRVITWDLRGHGRSCAARDPASLTVEGCTDDLRRVMDAAGVERAVLVAFSFGCQIVLEAWRQMPERIAGLVPILGPFERPFDTLVDPRVGPGLYKLFRRVRPPVVATLLRASARAGRLPGVHRLAQLSGVVGRGVSAAAMTPFYETLAGIDPPSWHALGLAAQEHSARDVLESISAPTLVVAGGRDVFSPGALGREMAALIPGARLLWLAEATHTGLLGHPDAIAQALRTYLDDLRSEGPGQKTPEQETPGQMLPA; translated from the coding sequence ATGTCGGAACCGGTGACAAAGTGGGCGATCGCAGCGGACGGAACCTCGGTGGCCTACTGGGACCACGGCGGTGAGGGGCTGCCGGTGATCTTTACCAATGGCTATGCCACCTCGACCTATTACTGGGACGGCCTGGTCGAGGCGCTGGGGGAGAGCGTGCGGGTGATCACCTGGGATCTGCGCGGGCATGGGCGCTCGTGTGCGGCCCGGGATCCGGCGAGCCTGACGGTGGAGGGGTGTACCGACGATCTTCGGCGGGTGATGGACGCCGCCGGGGTGGAGCGCGCGGTGCTGGTGGCGTTTTCCTTTGGTTGCCAGATTGTGCTGGAGGCCTGGCGACAGATGCCCGAGCGCATCGCCGGGCTGGTGCCGATTCTGGGGCCCTTTGAGCGGCCCTTTGATACGTTGGTCGATCCGCGGGTGGGGCCGGGGCTCTATAAGCTCTTTCGCCGGGTGCGTCCGCCGGTGGTGGCCACGCTGTTGCGGGCCAGCGCCCGGGCCGGGCGACTGCCCGGGGTTCACCGTCTGGCACAGCTCAGCGGGGTGGTGGGCCGCGGCGTGAGCGCCGCGGCGATGACCCCCTTCTATGAGACCCTGGCGGGGATCGATCCTCCCAGCTGGCATGCGTTGGGGCTGGCGGCTCAGGAGCACTCGGCTCGGGATGTGTTGGAGAGTATCTCGGCGCCCACGCTGGTGGTTGCCGGGGGGCGCGATGTGTTTTCGCCCGGGGCGCTGGGCCGGGAGATGGCGGCGTTGATCCCGGGGGCCCGACTACTCTGGCTGGCGGAGGCCACGCACACCGGGCTGCTGGGCCACCCCGACGCCATTGCGCAGGCGCTGCGTACGTATCTCGACGATCTCAGGTCGGAAGGGCCTGGCCAAAAGACTCCCGAGCAGGAGACTCCCGGCCAGATGTTACCCGCCTGA